In Streptomyces violaceusniger Tu 4113, one DNA window encodes the following:
- a CDS encoding quinone oxidoreductase family protein has protein sequence MRAIVVTEAGGPDVLELQEQPAPRPGPGEVLVSVRVAGVNFFDVGIRRGRMAEVPGMEGAGVVLEAGEGVSGFAPGQRVAWLTIETHGSYAEQIVLPVDKVVAVPDGIDDETAAAVLLQGLTAHHHCTVCHAVQPGEATLVHAAAGGVGLLLTQMIKARGGSVIGVVSRPEKVEIAEAAGADHVVVSTAGAFVDPVRELTGGEGVHAVFDGAGGPTFSASLQVLRTHGTLVFYGPLIGDVPTIAMNEIPRSTRLTYGTLPDHIRTHEELTARAAELFAMVEKGELVVRVGGRYPLAQAAQAHADLESRKTTGKLLLIPRQRGRNTAGAIGSGTG, from the coding sequence ATGAGAGCGATAGTTGTCACAGAAGCAGGCGGACCGGACGTGCTGGAGCTGCAGGAACAGCCGGCACCTCGTCCTGGTCCGGGAGAAGTACTGGTGAGCGTCCGGGTGGCCGGCGTGAACTTCTTCGACGTCGGGATCCGCCGGGGGCGGATGGCCGAGGTGCCGGGGATGGAAGGCGCTGGTGTGGTGCTGGAAGCCGGTGAGGGCGTGAGCGGGTTCGCGCCGGGGCAGCGGGTCGCCTGGCTGACGATCGAGACCCACGGCAGTTATGCGGAGCAGATCGTGCTGCCCGTGGACAAGGTCGTCGCGGTGCCCGACGGCATTGATGACGAGACGGCCGCTGCTGTGCTGTTGCAGGGCCTGACCGCGCACCACCACTGCACTGTCTGTCACGCCGTGCAGCCCGGGGAGGCCACGCTCGTGCACGCCGCCGCTGGCGGCGTCGGGCTGCTGCTCACTCAGATGATCAAGGCGCGTGGCGGCAGCGTGATCGGAGTGGTCTCCCGGCCGGAGAAGGTCGAGATCGCCGAGGCGGCCGGCGCGGACCACGTCGTGGTCTCCACCGCGGGTGCGTTCGTCGACCCGGTGCGGGAGCTGACGGGCGGGGAGGGGGTGCACGCGGTGTTCGATGGTGCGGGCGGCCCGACGTTCTCCGCGTCGCTGCAGGTACTGCGCACGCACGGCACGCTGGTGTTCTACGGTCCGCTGATCGGTGACGTGCCGACCATCGCCATGAACGAGATCCCGCGCAGCACCCGCCTCACCTACGGAACTCTCCCCGATCACATCCGTACGCATGAGGAACTCACGGCGCGTGCCGCTGAGCTGTTCGCCATGGTTGAGAAGGGCGAACTCGTCGTCCGGGTCGGCGGCCGTTACCCGCTGGCGCAGGCAGCTCAGGCACACGCCGACCTGGAGTCACGCAAAACTACCGGCAAGCTCCTGCTGATTCCCCGACAGCGCGGCAGGAATACCGCGGGAGCGATCGGTTCGGGGACCGGGTGA
- a CDS encoding TetR/AcrR family transcriptional regulator, giving the protein MNAPSRQAPESSRERRRRETRVALLHSAYEKFCDVGFGAASLEAIAADAGFTKGAVYGNFSSKEELFLVLAEQRAESLPGEWRHIEPERMGRDEVGRAIGSWLAGAIRQRRGWFLANVEFSIVAARDPELAVRRLAALRRAHRELGGLLLRFCGPTTADPTALGVLAMTLIDGVIINAALDPDLDTATVIATGLQRILPDGPSDS; this is encoded by the coding sequence ATGAATGCGCCTAGTCGTCAAGCCCCTGAGTCGAGCCGGGAGCGGAGGCGCCGCGAGACGCGGGTCGCGCTGCTGCATTCGGCGTACGAAAAGTTTTGCGACGTGGGCTTCGGAGCCGCGTCACTGGAGGCCATCGCCGCAGACGCGGGTTTCACCAAGGGTGCTGTGTACGGCAACTTCAGCAGCAAGGAGGAGCTGTTCCTCGTGCTGGCTGAGCAGCGGGCCGAGTCCCTGCCTGGCGAGTGGCGACACATCGAGCCGGAGCGCATGGGGCGAGACGAGGTAGGCCGGGCCATCGGCTCATGGCTCGCCGGCGCCATCCGCCAGCGCCGCGGATGGTTCCTGGCGAACGTCGAATTCTCCATCGTCGCAGCACGAGACCCGGAGCTGGCCGTACGGCGACTCGCCGCCCTGCGCCGTGCCCATCGCGAACTAGGCGGCCTGCTCCTTCGCTTCTGCGGGCCCACAACGGCAGATCCCACAGCGCTCGGGGTGCTCGCGATGACGCTGATCGACGGCGTCATCATCAACGCGGCGCTCGATCCGGACCTCGATACCGCGACAGTTATCGCAACGGGGCTGCAACGAATACTGCCCGACGGCCCCAGCGATTCCTGA
- a CDS encoding IS256 family transposase gives MNDNEILAVGPVEDELVDEVVERLMDRADASGAALLGEGGLLTEVTRAVLERALDAEMTDHLGYEKHDPAGHGSGNSRNGTSRKTVLTDAGAVTLAVPRDRDGSFEPQLVPKHARRLAGFNEQVLSLYARGMSVRDIRSHLAGMYGVEVSPDLISKVTDAVTDELDAWRNRPLDAVWPIIYIDALWVKIRSGSVASRPVYLAVGVDMDGCKDVLGLWAGDEGEGATTWMTVLSELRNRGVEDVCIVACDGLKGLPDAVTATWPKATVQTCVIHLIRASLRFASKQHHAKLVTELKAIYTAPTEQAAEQALADFTAGELGQRYPAIVRTWQAAWSEFTPYLAFPPEIRKVVYSTNLIESINARLRKATRNRGHFPSEQAALKVLYLAIREQVTPRARDVNHVAAHWKKALNQFSLFFEDRLNPK, from the coding sequence ATGAACGACAACGAGATCCTGGCCGTCGGACCGGTCGAGGACGAGCTCGTGGATGAGGTCGTCGAGCGGTTGATGGACCGCGCCGACGCCTCGGGTGCTGCCCTGCTGGGTGAAGGCGGGCTGCTGACCGAGGTGACCCGGGCCGTGCTGGAGCGGGCCCTGGACGCGGAGATGACCGACCACCTCGGATACGAGAAACACGATCCCGCGGGCCACGGCTCGGGCAACAGCCGCAACGGCACATCGCGCAAGACGGTGCTGACCGATGCGGGGGCGGTCACACTGGCCGTTCCGAGGGACCGTGACGGGTCGTTCGAACCGCAGTTGGTGCCCAAGCACGCCAGGCGGCTCGCGGGCTTCAACGAGCAGGTCCTGTCGCTGTACGCACGCGGCATGTCGGTGCGCGACATCCGCTCGCACCTGGCCGGCATGTACGGCGTCGAGGTCTCACCGGACTTGATCAGCAAGGTCACCGACGCTGTCACCGATGAGCTCGACGCATGGCGGAACAGACCGCTGGACGCGGTCTGGCCGATCATCTACATCGACGCGCTGTGGGTGAAGATCCGCTCCGGATCCGTGGCCTCCCGGCCGGTCTACCTGGCCGTCGGGGTGGACATGGACGGCTGCAAGGACGTGCTCGGCCTGTGGGCCGGCGACGAGGGCGAAGGCGCCACGACCTGGATGACCGTGCTGTCCGAGCTCCGTAACCGCGGGGTCGAGGACGTGTGCATCGTCGCCTGCGACGGGCTGAAGGGCCTGCCCGACGCGGTCACTGCGACCTGGCCCAAAGCCACCGTTCAGACATGCGTGATCCACTTGATCCGTGCCTCGCTGAGATTCGCCTCCAAACAGCACCACGCAAAGCTGGTCACGGAGTTGAAGGCCATCTACACCGCCCCGACCGAGCAGGCCGCCGAGCAGGCCCTCGCCGACTTCACCGCAGGCGAGCTGGGCCAGCGGTATCCCGCGATCGTGCGGACCTGGCAGGCCGCGTGGAGCGAATTCACCCCCTACCTCGCCTTCCCGCCGGAGATAAGGAAGGTCGTCTACTCGACGAACCTGATCGAGTCGATCAACGCGCGGCTGCGGAAAGCCACCCGCAACCGCGGACACTTCCCCTCCGAGCAGGCCGCGTTGAAGGTGCTCTACCTCGCCATCCGTGAGCAGGTCACCCCCAGAGCGCGCGATGTCAACCACGTCGCGGCACACTGGAAGAAGGCACTGAACCAGTTCTCACTCTTCTTCGAGGACCGGCTCAACCCCAAGTGA
- a CDS encoding MerR family transcriptional regulator has translation MRIGKVAERAGVSVRALRYYEEQGLVVAARGAGGQRDYSDSDVERVKFIQLLYAAGLPSKAILHILPFLDTLVATPEMTQRLTEERDRIQARLHDLTRARDRLDELISLAAQYTESSTAQCPPRARSRPTGASYIATGSP, from the coding sequence ATGCGTATCGGAAAGGTCGCCGAACGCGCGGGGGTCAGCGTCCGCGCGCTGCGCTACTACGAGGAGCAAGGGCTCGTCGTCGCCGCCCGCGGCGCCGGGGGCCAGCGGGACTACTCCGATTCGGACGTCGAGCGGGTGAAGTTCATCCAGCTCCTCTACGCGGCCGGGCTGCCCAGCAAGGCGATCCTGCACATCCTGCCGTTCCTGGACACCCTCGTCGCGACACCGGAGATGACGCAGCGGCTCACGGAGGAACGGGACCGCATCCAGGCCCGACTGCACGATCTGACCCGGGCACGCGACCGCCTCGATGAGCTGATCAGCCTTGCCGCCCAGTACACGGAATCATCGACGGCACAGTGTCCACCGCGTGCACGCTCCCGCCCGACCGGGGCCTCCTACATCGCTACCGGATCGCCCTGA
- a CDS encoding transposase — protein sequence MRRDHGRQRGDSPQFEAVREAIRVPRLGLGRPRKRPDRVRADKAYHSRGNRSYLRRRGIKATIPVPAGSATASSAARAAGGRRRSTRTTTNSGTRSSAGSTGSSATGPSPRGTTNSPSASVGARPGQS from the coding sequence ATCCGTCGTGATCACGGCCGGCAGCGGGGCGACTCCCCGCAGTTCGAAGCGGTCCGGGAAGCCATCCGAGTTCCGAGGCTGGGGCTCGGCAGGCCGCGCAAGCGCCCGGACCGGGTGCGGGCCGACAAGGCGTACCACTCCCGCGGCAATCGCTCCTACCTGCGCAGACGCGGGATCAAAGCCACCATCCCGGTTCCGGCCGGGTCGGCAACCGCCTCAAGCGCGGCTCGCGCGGCGGGCGGCCGCCGGCGTTCGACAAGGACGACTACAAACAGCGGCACGCGGTCGAGTGCGGGATCAACCGGCTCAAGCGCCACCGGGCCGTCGCCACGAGGGACGACAAACTCGCCGTCCGCTAGCGTCGGGGCACGACCCGGTCAAAGTTGA
- a CDS encoding integrase core domain-containing protein, which translates to MLKSAPQAPRTNAHCERIIGSIRREALDHVLIMNEAHARHVLAAYERHYNEHRPHQARCQLPPDAHEQPAAAYDLHIHKVLRTRILGGLINEYRHAA; encoded by the coding sequence ATCCTCAAAAGTGCGCCACAAGCTCCCCGCACGAACGCGCACTGTGAACGCATCATCGGCAGCATCCGACGCGAAGCCCTCGACCACGTCCTGATCATGAATGAGGCCCACGCGCGCCACGTCCTCGCCGCCTACGAGCGGCACTACAACGAGCACCGACCTCATCAGGCCCGCTGCCAGCTCCCACCCGACGCTCATGAACAACCCGCCGCGGCGTATGACCTCCACATCCATAAAGTCCTGCGCACCCGGATCCTCGGCGGCCTCATCAACGAATACAGACATGCGGCATGA
- a CDS encoding transposase — MRRCRYRGQGKAHIQHVLTAIAVNIERLSGLPSTEEAPTPRRPTAFQNYLDQREIPRPKSWRTLGS, encoded by the coding sequence ATGCGACGCTGCCGCTACCGAGGACAGGGGAAGGCCCACATCCAGCACGTCCTGACGGCCATCGCCGTCAACATCGAGCGCCTCAGCGGACTGCCATCAACCGAAGAAGCCCCCACGCCCCGCCGACCGACTGCCTTCCAGAACTACCTCGACCAGCGCGAGATACCCCGGCCGAAGTCCTGGCGAACCCTGGGCAGCTGA
- a CDS encoding MFS transporter, whose product MTTTSSPGRVAIAATLGVVTAALFAYSTLETMLSPALPAIQHAVGASTSAIAWVFTGLLLAGAVSTPLVGRLGDIRDKRTVLLGVLAVVALGTLVAALATNVALLTAGQVLQGVGLSLVPLSVGIIRDTQPARRIAAGNGLIVGTAASSTAVGLVVAGPILEVLPYTWLYWIPFAVIVAAFVVAWAVVPSCPPARRGRIDSAGAVLLALGLALLLIGISRSSKVGWGSPLVLSLVVASVAVLGVFAAVELRTSEPLVDLRLLATRAVLLTCAVAFVVGFGTFAVFVLVPMLVELPKTTGYGLGGSALSTGLYLVPLGIVGTAVAPLTGRLERAIGTRGVMLTGTTAMVAAALVLLAAPGRPWLILISTALAGLTVGFGLTGAMNIVVATVPEDRTASVSGLAFVVKSVGGALGAQLGAVMLARSTAPETELPAWSGFRSAFLLAAAVSMAAVLLSIALPSRMPRVTPSATTTVGEPA is encoded by the coding sequence ATGACAACCACTTCTTCCCCCGGCCGTGTGGCCATCGCGGCGACGCTCGGCGTCGTCACCGCGGCGCTGTTCGCCTACTCGACGCTGGAGACGATGCTGTCGCCGGCCCTGCCCGCGATCCAGCATGCGGTGGGTGCTTCGACATCGGCGATCGCCTGGGTTTTCACCGGGTTGCTGCTGGCCGGGGCGGTCTCGACCCCGCTGGTGGGACGCCTGGGCGATATCCGCGACAAACGGACCGTCCTGCTGGGCGTGCTGGCGGTCGTCGCTCTCGGCACCCTGGTCGCCGCCCTCGCCACGAACGTCGCCCTGCTGACCGCCGGGCAGGTCCTGCAGGGCGTGGGGCTGAGTCTGGTCCCGCTCTCGGTGGGCATCATCCGCGATACCCAGCCCGCCCGTCGCATCGCTGCGGGCAACGGGCTGATCGTGGGAACGGCAGCGTCGAGCACCGCGGTCGGACTCGTGGTCGCGGGTCCGATCCTCGAAGTCCTGCCCTACACCTGGCTGTACTGGATCCCCTTCGCGGTGATCGTCGCGGCGTTCGTGGTGGCGTGGGCCGTCGTCCCCTCCTGTCCGCCTGCCCGGCGTGGCCGGATCGACTCGGCCGGGGCCGTCCTGCTTGCCTTGGGACTCGCGCTGCTGCTGATTGGGATCTCGCGCTCGTCCAAGGTGGGCTGGGGATCGCCGCTGGTGCTGAGCCTGGTTGTGGCCAGTGTGGCGGTGCTGGGCGTGTTCGCCGCGGTGGAGTTGCGCACCAGCGAACCCCTGGTAGACCTGCGCCTGCTGGCCACGCGTGCGGTGCTGCTGACCTGCGCCGTGGCGTTCGTGGTCGGTTTCGGCACGTTCGCTGTCTTCGTTCTGGTGCCAATGCTGGTGGAGCTGCCGAAGACGACCGGCTACGGGCTCGGCGGCTCGGCCCTGTCGACCGGGCTCTACCTCGTGCCGCTGGGCATCGTCGGTACGGCCGTCGCTCCGCTCACCGGCCGGCTTGAGCGAGCGATCGGCACTCGAGGCGTGATGCTCACCGGCACCACGGCGATGGTCGCCGCCGCGCTCGTGCTCCTCGCGGCTCCCGGCCGTCCGTGGCTGATCCTCATCTCCACGGCGCTGGCGGGCCTGACCGTCGGCTTCGGTCTGACGGGGGCGATGAACATCGTGGTCGCGACGGTACCCGAAGACCGGACGGCCAGCGTCAGCGGACTCGCCTTCGTGGTCAAGAGTGTCGGCGGGGCTCTCGGCGCCCAGCTGGGCGCTGTCATGCTGGCACGGTCCACCGCTCCCGAGACGGAGCTGCCCGCCTGGTCCGGCTTCCGGTCGGCCTTCTTGCTCGCCGCCGCGGTGAGTATGGCCGCGGTGCTGCTCAGCATCGCGCTGCCCTCCCGTATGCCCCGCGTCACGCCCTCCGCCACCACTACGGTCGGAGAGCCGGCATGA
- a CDS encoding SDR family NAD(P)-dependent oxidoreductase, which yields MANEQRIAVVTGGSGAIGSAIVTALEATGHRTVVLGRRSEISCDLASESSARQAAAEVLARYGRCDVLVHGAALVDPMPLSEFDLDRWRTLMAVNVESALWLARAFTPGMASRGFGRIVFISSDGQWTPPNGGFLPYVTSKAAMLGVMRTLAVTYGGEGISVTAVAPGLTDTPLARSVVEDGAIEAVVTRQAMKRPLLPEDTASTVAFLASDGAQALTGQVLVVDGGIHMR from the coding sequence ATGGCGAATGAGCAGCGGATAGCAGTAGTCACGGGCGGCTCGGGCGCGATCGGGTCCGCCATCGTCACAGCGCTCGAAGCTACCGGGCATCGCACGGTCGTCCTGGGCCGCAGATCGGAGATCTCCTGCGATCTGGCGTCGGAGTCGTCGGCGAGGCAAGCGGCAGCCGAGGTCCTGGCACGCTATGGACGCTGCGACGTCCTGGTGCACGGCGCCGCCCTCGTCGATCCGATGCCCTTGTCCGAGTTCGACCTGGACCGCTGGCGCACACTGATGGCGGTGAACGTGGAGTCGGCACTGTGGCTGGCGCGGGCGTTCACCCCGGGGATGGCCTCCCGCGGTTTCGGCCGCATCGTCTTCATTTCCTCGGACGGGCAGTGGACACCGCCGAACGGGGGCTTCCTCCCCTACGTGACCAGCAAGGCCGCAATGCTAGGCGTCATGCGCACCCTCGCCGTCACCTACGGCGGCGAGGGCATCTCCGTAACCGCCGTCGCACCCGGCCTCACAGACACCCCGCTGGCACGCTCTGTCGTCGAGGACGGAGCGATCGAGGCAGTCGTGACCAGACAGGCCATGAAGCGCCCTCTCCTCCCCGAAGACACCGCCAGTACCGTCGCCTTCCTCGCTTCGGACGGCGCACAGGCACTCACCGGGCAGGTCCTCGTCGTTGACGGCGGCATCCACATGCGCTGA
- a CDS encoding TetR/AcrR family transcriptional regulator — protein sequence MTTRKGAATRQRIVEAAAAEIRERGVNATTLDDVGSRSGTGKGQIFHYFPQGREELLLAVATHEADRVFDGQQPYLDDLTSRAAWEAWRDLIVRQYRDQGLYCPLGVLISDVGRHSPASQAIAAQLVRRWQECVRAGVKATQAAGEADPGLDADRTAAAIIGSIQGGVTVLLSTGSTEHLEAGLNFCLDRLLL from the coding sequence ATGACCACGAGGAAGGGCGCGGCAACCCGTCAGCGCATCGTCGAAGCCGCGGCGGCCGAGATCCGCGAGCGAGGTGTGAACGCCACCACACTCGACGACGTGGGCAGCCGCAGCGGCACCGGGAAAGGGCAGATCTTCCACTACTTCCCGCAAGGCCGGGAGGAGCTTTTGCTCGCCGTCGCCACACACGAAGCGGACCGGGTGTTCGACGGCCAGCAGCCCTACCTCGACGACCTCACCTCGCGCGCGGCGTGGGAGGCTTGGCGCGACCTCATCGTCAGGCAGTACCGCGACCAGGGGCTGTACTGCCCGCTCGGCGTGCTGATCTCCGACGTGGGCCGCCACAGCCCGGCCTCGCAGGCCATCGCGGCCCAGCTGGTGCGGCGTTGGCAGGAGTGTGTCCGAGCCGGGGTCAAGGCGACGCAGGCGGCCGGCGAGGCCGACCCCGGGCTGGACGCCGACCGCACCGCCGCGGCCATCATCGGCAGCATCCAGGGGGGTGTCACCGTCCTGCTCTCCACCGGCTCGACAGAACACCTGGAAGCCGGACTGAACTTCTGCCTCGACCGCCTACTGCTCTGA
- a CDS encoding SDR family oxidoreductase, whose amino-acid sequence MNINGATALVTGANRGIGRHLAAQLAERGAKVYATARRPESIDLDGVEVLALDITDPDSVAVVTHEARDVDLLVNNAGIGGGTLLGDLDSVRATMDVNFWGTLSLIRSFAPVLADNGGGAILNIASSASWFVFPGASAYAVSKAAVWSMGNALRQELAGQGTRLTSVHLGAADTDMTKGLDVPKMTAADVARAALDGVEAEVFEVVVDEFTEMVKASLSKDPREFASQFQQFLIS is encoded by the coding sequence ATGAACATCAACGGAGCGACCGCGCTCGTCACCGGAGCCAACCGCGGCATCGGCCGCCACCTCGCAGCCCAGCTCGCCGAGCGGGGCGCGAAGGTCTACGCAACTGCCCGCCGGCCCGAGTCCATCGATCTCGACGGCGTGGAGGTTCTCGCCCTCGACATCACCGATCCCGATTCCGTCGCAGTCGTCACCCACGAGGCTCGTGACGTTGACCTGCTGGTCAACAATGCCGGCATCGGGGGTGGAACCCTGCTCGGCGATCTCGACAGCGTCCGCGCCACGATGGACGTGAACTTCTGGGGCACCTTGTCCTTGATCCGGTCCTTCGCGCCGGTCCTGGCTGACAACGGTGGAGGCGCGATCCTCAACATCGCCTCGTCCGCGTCATGGTTCGTCTTCCCCGGGGCCAGCGCGTACGCAGTCTCCAAGGCCGCCGTGTGGAGCATGGGCAACGCGCTGCGCCAGGAACTGGCCGGACAGGGAACCCGTCTCACCTCGGTGCACCTCGGGGCTGCCGACACCGACATGACCAAGGGCCTCGATGTACCGAAGATGACCGCGGCGGACGTCGCGCGAGCCGCTCTCGATGGCGTCGAGGCCGAGGTGTTCGAGGTCGTTGTCGATGAGTTCACCGAAATGGTCAAGGCTTCACTGAGCAAGGACCCGAGGGAGTTCGCCAGCCAGTTCCAGCAGTTCCTCATCTCCTGA
- a CDS encoding serine hydrolase: MRTPPGLTDLDAVLERATLGHTVAGASVCLIDSTTNCASVGLKRVGTAAPVDPHTLFPLGSVTKIVVATVACQLVAEGKLALDAPVASLVPELHTLGARGAAITARMLLSHTSGLADAWDGSASLTELLGTSHGAAAPAAPGEGFSYSNTGYVVLGQLIEKLTGLSWMEAAQRAILRPAGISSAVFTAPGGAATGHVLGDDGALVPGDLWPPVGPLFGPAGATMHATAVDTARLVLACATGRTQDGRELLPEWMVDEMLRLHAPIPGAPLHFRGWGLGWALPVAGPSRSVEHIGGTSAFIHVEANRGVALAVLTNFPEGWAFGEEVLREALGYHRPALPTGPGPAYADRYVGEYASPAFGVTVRAARDGRLLITSPLTGRETDLHHQEDDSFWADFGALETEVSFMDFDHGRAGRLHTALRMLRRVS, translated from the coding sequence ATGAGGACGCCCCCCGGCCTCACGGACCTCGACGCCGTTCTCGAACGAGCCACCCTGGGCCACACCGTGGCCGGAGCATCGGTCTGCCTGATCGACAGCACGACGAACTGCGCGTCGGTCGGCCTGAAACGGGTGGGCACAGCGGCTCCGGTCGACCCGCACACACTGTTCCCGCTCGGATCAGTGACCAAGATTGTCGTGGCCACCGTGGCCTGCCAGCTGGTGGCGGAGGGCAAACTCGCCCTCGATGCTCCCGTTGCCTCTCTCGTACCAGAGCTTCACACGCTCGGCGCCCGCGGTGCCGCGATCACGGCGCGCATGTTGCTGTCCCATACCTCGGGGCTGGCTGACGCCTGGGACGGCTCCGCCTCGCTGACCGAGCTGCTCGGAACCTCGCACGGGGCTGCCGCCCCGGCCGCGCCTGGCGAGGGCTTCTCCTACAGCAATACCGGGTACGTGGTACTCGGCCAGCTCATTGAGAAGCTCACCGGCCTTAGCTGGATGGAGGCCGCACAGCGGGCGATCCTGCGTCCGGCCGGGATCTCCTCCGCCGTCTTCACCGCACCGGGAGGCGCGGCAACCGGGCATGTCCTCGGCGACGACGGCGCGCTCGTGCCCGGCGACCTGTGGCCTCCGGTCGGCCCGCTCTTCGGGCCGGCAGGCGCCACCATGCACGCGACCGCCGTGGACACGGCACGACTTGTGCTTGCCTGCGCAACCGGCCGTACCCAGGACGGACGCGAACTGCTACCCGAGTGGATGGTCGACGAGATGCTCCGCCTGCATGCCCCGATCCCCGGCGCGCCGCTGCATTTCCGAGGTTGGGGACTGGGCTGGGCCCTTCCCGTCGCGGGACCCTCCCGGTCGGTCGAGCACATCGGCGGGACGAGCGCGTTCATCCACGTCGAGGCCAACAGGGGTGTCGCACTGGCCGTGCTGACCAACTTTCCGGAGGGTTGGGCCTTCGGGGAGGAGGTCCTGCGCGAGGCCCTCGGGTATCACCGCCCCGCGCTCCCGACCGGTCCTGGCCCCGCTTACGCGGACCGATACGTCGGCGAGTACGCCTCACCCGCGTTTGGCGTCACGGTGCGCGCCGCCCGGGACGGCCGCCTCCTGATTACCAGCCCCCTCACCGGCCGGGAAACCGACCTGCACCACCAAGAAGATGACTCCTTCTGGGCCGATTTCGGCGCCCTGGAAACCGAGGTGAGCTTCATGGACTTCGACCACGGCCGGGCCGGCCGCCTGCACACCGCGCTCCGGATGCTGCGTCGTGTCAGCTGA
- a CDS encoding ABC transporter permease — MNLLLGREGTPAVWEYLLPTFLASVIGLAIAMSIGGMLGLVLGSFDFAGAVFRPFVVALNAVPRVALIPIVVVIFGIGLQSSIVIAFLVVFFVALFDAYEGARTVDAHVRHNARLLGASGWDIMWRVRFPYSLAWTLSSLPIALSFAIISVVTGEILTGTTGMGRLITTATNAADTSMVFAVIIVLSVCALLMLWIADKFKDRVLHWWIQQD; from the coding sequence GTGAATCTCCTCCTCGGTCGTGAAGGCACACCCGCGGTCTGGGAGTACCTGCTGCCCACCTTCCTTGCTTCTGTGATTGGACTAGCGATCGCAATGAGTATCGGAGGCATGTTGGGCCTCGTCCTGGGGAGTTTCGACTTCGCCGGTGCAGTGTTCCGGCCCTTCGTCGTTGCACTCAACGCGGTCCCGCGAGTTGCCTTGATCCCAATCGTGGTGGTCATATTCGGCATAGGCCTTCAGAGTTCGATTGTTATCGCCTTCCTTGTGGTCTTCTTTGTGGCACTATTCGACGCATATGAAGGCGCAAGGACAGTCGACGCGCACGTTCGGCACAACGCCCGGCTGCTTGGTGCATCTGGGTGGGATATCATGTGGCGAGTGCGGTTCCCGTATTCCTTGGCGTGGACGCTGTCGAGCCTTCCAATTGCCCTCAGCTTCGCGATCATCTCGGTCGTCACCGGCGAGATTCTCACCGGCACCACTGGAATGGGACGTCTCATCACCACAGCAACCAATGCGGCGGACACAAGCATGGTATTTGCTGTGATCATCGTCCTGTCGGTCTGCGCCTTGCTCATGCTCTGGATAGCAGACAAGTTCAAGGACCGAGTACTTCACTGGTGGATCCAGCAAGACTGA
- a CDS encoding recombinase family protein: protein MANLVYKRVSTDQQSTARQDLVLEEAGIEDPVVFEEDPGTSSRLHPLQRPKFGELLTYARPGDTVHISEMFRLVRGNQHILDVLDVLHRDRLALRIHDGAFSAMDLTARHPRTGELLSTVKFMVQTLAAAGELQRDLQRELTYDGLRAAEAKGAKGGRRPAVAATKTADVRTAYLEGRSIAALARDHGVSRGAIRTAVADLLPEYTATDPDTPAPELPVGACLKDRVSP, encoded by the coding sequence GTGGCGAACCTGGTCTACAAGCGGGTCTCGACCGACCAGCAGTCCACCGCCCGGCAGGACCTCGTCCTGGAGGAGGCCGGGATCGAGGACCCGGTCGTCTTCGAGGAGGACCCGGGCACCTCCAGCCGCCTCCACCCTCTTCAGCGGCCGAAGTTCGGCGAGCTGCTGACGTACGCGCGGCCGGGCGACACCGTGCACATCTCCGAGATGTTCCGCCTCGTGCGCGGCAACCAGCACATCCTCGACGTGCTCGACGTCCTCCACCGCGACCGTCTCGCCCTGCGCATCCACGACGGCGCGTTCTCCGCGATGGACCTCACCGCCCGCCACCCGCGTACCGGCGAGCTGCTGTCCACCGTGAAGTTCATGGTGCAGACCCTCGCCGCCGCCGGCGAACTCCAGCGCGACCTCCAGCGGGAGCTGACCTATGACGGGCTGCGCGCCGCCGAGGCCAAGGGCGCGAAGGGCGGGCGCCGCCCCGCCGTGGCGGCCACGAAGACTGCCGACGTGCGCACCGCGTACCTGGAAGGCCGCTCGATCGCCGCCCTCGCCCGCGACCACGGCGTCAGCCGCGGTGCGATCCGTACTGCCGTCGCCGACCTCCTGCCCGAGTACACGGCCACCGACCCGGACACCCCGGCCCCGGAACTGCCGGTCGGAGCGTGTCTGAAAGATCGTGTAAGTCCGTGA